Within the Dechloromonas denitrificans genome, the region CCCAATCAGGCCACAGGGTTTAGGCTTTTCGAACTATCCACAAAACCTGTGGATAAGTCTGTGAATGAATCGGGGATGAGTGCGCTAAGTGACCGGCCCATAAGGCATTCCCTTGCCCTGCCCAAAACTTGAGCTGGCGCCTAAGCAACTGATTTAATTGCAAATATAACAACGCAAAAGAATATCGCGAAAAACCGGCACGGAATGGCCTTGTGCGGCAAATGCGATTGCTTACTGTGCATAAGTCAAGTCTTGACAAGCATTTTTTTCAACTCGCGCGCCCCAACGAAAATGCATGGATTGCGGCGGAAAGCCGGCATCTTCCGGCAAAATGGGCGCCCGTCCCTTTTGCCGACTGCCATGCTCAATAATCCGCTTCGTCCGCCCCGGCCACGCCTGACCGGGCCGATCTTTCTCTATGCGCTGGCCGATGTGTTCGGGCTGTCCTGCGTTGGCATCGGCGCCAGCTGGTTTGCCGCAGGCAAGGGCGCCATCCTGACCGACTTTCCCGGCTCAGCGGCCGAAGCCGTAGCATGCACGGCGGGTGGTGTGGTGGTGATGATCTGGGCGGTAACGCGCATCCTGCGCGAAATCGCCAAACAGGCGCCGGAAATGCAGGCTCGCTACGATGCCTATATTGCCGCACATCATCCGGACAAGGTCCGCCAGCCGCCCGAGGCCGGGCCGGACTGACTTACTCGGCCAGTTTGCCGTTCGGCTTCAACCACTCGGGCAATTCACGGTTGCCCGCGTTGTCGACGATGTATTGCCGGACCAGGCGACGGACGACCTGCGACGGGGTCAGGTCGTTGGCGGCGCAGATTTCCTCGAAAATCTGCTTCTTCCGGGGATCGATCAGGATGGTGAGACGTGCCGTGCGTTGCTCCATATTCCACTCTCTTTCAATTCTTGATCGCGATGTTAACATATGATTAACATTGACGAATAATAGGGTGCTCATATAATCCTACCTCCCCACATGAGCGCGCGCCATGAAAATCGCCTTCCACCCCAAGCTGCTGGATTGCCTGCCGACCTATAACCGGGCGCAATTCGGCAAGGATCTCGCCTCGGGCATCACGGTCGGCGTGCTCGCTCTGCCACTGGCCATGGCCTTCGCCATCGCTTCCGGTTGCTCGCCATCGGCCGGCATCTGGACGGCCATCGTCGCCGGCCTGATCACCTCGCTGTTCGGCGGCTCGCGCGTGCAAATCGGCGGCCCGACCGGCGCCTTCATTCCGATCATCTACGGCATTGTCGCCATTCAGGGTTTCGCCAACCTGATGGCCGCCACCATGCTCGCCGGCATCTTCCTGCTGGCCATGGGCCTGGCCCGCCTGGGGCAACTGATCCGCTTCATCCCGATCACCGTCGTCATCGGCTTTACCAACGGCATCGCCGTGGTCATCTTCCTGGCCCAGATCAAGGATTTCTTCGGCTTGAAGATCGACAACCTGCCAGCCGAGTTTTTCCTGCGCATCAAGGTCCTCGCCGCCAACGCGCATAGCGTCGATCTGCCGACCCTGGCGCTGGCCACCGCCTGTTTCATCTTCCTCCTTTCCTACAACTGGCTGGCCCAACGCTTCGCCTTGCTGCGCCGCGCCCCGGGGCCGCTCGCCGTGCTACTGGTCGGCACGCTGGTCTCCTTCCTGTTCGATCTGCCGGTGGAAACCATTGGCAGCCGCTTCGGCGGAATCCCGCAGGAACTGCCGCACTTCGGCCTGCCCGACCTGTCGATTCACGATATCGGCAAGCTGATTTCGCCGGCCATCACCATCGCCCTGCTCGGCGCCATCGAATCGCTGCTCTCGGCCCGCGTCGCCGACAGCATGATCGACGACCGCCACGACCCCAACCAGGAACTGGTCGCCCAGGGCCTGGCCAATATCGCCGCCCCGCTGTTCGGCGGCTTCGCCGCCACCGGCGCCATCGCCCGCACCTCGACCAACGTCAAAAGCGGCGGTCGCACGCCGATCGCCGGCGTCATCCATGCCCTCGTGCTGCTCGGCATCGTGCTGCTCGCCGCGCCGCTCGCCTCCTACGTGCCGCTCGCCACGCTGTCGGCGATCGTCATGGTGGTCGCCATCAACATGGGCGAATGGCACGAATTCAAGGAACTGCGCCGCTACTCGTACAACTACCGGGTGATCCTGCTCGCCACCTTCTTCGTCACCGTCGTCTTCGACCTGACCATCGCCGTCGAACTCGGCATGGTGCTGGCCAGCCTGTTCTTCATCTACCGGATGTCGGAACTGACCCGTGTCGAACGCCGGCCGCTGCGCGAAGAAGCCAGCGAACCGCAGTTTCTCTACCCGGACGGCACGATGCGCGTCGCCGCCTGGCAATTGTTCGGCTCGCTGTTCTTCGGCGCCGTGAACAAGCTGGAAGTCCTGCTCGATCCGGCCGCCGGCCATCCGGAAGTCGTCATTCTCGACATGACGCAACTGATCCAGCTCGACACCACCGGCCTCGAAGGCCTGGAAAGCCTGCTCGACAAATTGCACAAGCGCGGTTGCCGGCTGCTCGTCTGCGGCCTGAACTCCCAGCCCGGCTCGCTGCTCTATCGCTCCGGCTTCATCGACCATCTCGGCGACGAAAACGTCTGCCTCGACCTGACTAGCGCCCTGGCGCGCGCCTACATCCTGCTGCCCAACCTGATGGGCGGCTCGGAAGAAGATTACTGAAAAGGAAAAACCATGAGCAAGCTACCCAACTGCCCCCAGTGCAAATCCGAATTCACCTACGAAGACGGCAACATGTACGTCTGCCCGGAATGCGCCCACGAATGGAGCAAGGATGCCGGCGCCGACAGCGCCGAACAGGCCAAGGTCTGGAAGGACGCCAACGGCAACCTGCTGCAGGACGGCGACACCGTGACGGTGATCAAGGACCTGAAGATCAAGGGCTCGTCATCGGTCGTCAAGGTCGGCACCAAGGTCAAGAACATCCGCCTGATCGAAGGCGATCACGACATCGACTGCAAGATCGACGGCATCGGCGCGATGCAGCTCAAGTCGGAATTCGTCAAGAAGGTCTGATCCGGCCTTTTGTCGTAGCACCGGCCGGACGTCGCGCCTAACGCCTAACGCCTGACGCCGGCCGCCCACGCCTCGGACGCCGGGCGGACGATATCGATCCACGGCCCCGGGTAGATGCCGATCCCGACGATCATCGCGGTCAGGGCGACCAGCACCAGCCATTCGCGCGGCCGCAAATCCTGCGCCTCGGCCACTTCGCGGCGCCGCACCGGACCGAAGAAAGCCTGGCGATAAAGCGCCAGGAAGGCGCCAGCGGCGATCGACAGGCCGAACAACGCCGCCATGCCGGCCCCGGTATGGCTTTGCAGTGCCGCCAAGATGAGCAGGAATTCACCGGGAAAGCTGCTCGTCCCCGGCATGCCGACGCCGGCCAGACCACAGATCAGAAAACCGCTGGCGAGCAGCGGCATCGTTTTGGCCGCTCCGCCCAGCGCATGGATGTCGGTCGAGCCGGTGCGCTGGCGCAGGAATTCGAGCAGGATGAAGCCACCGCCGGTCGCCACCGAGAAGCTGAGCAGCAATGACACGGCGCCCTGCACGCCCTGGGCGCTCAAGGCCGCCAGACCGAGCACGGCGAGGCCGACATGGCAGATGCTGGCGTAGGCCAGGCCGACGCGCAGATTGGTCTGGCCGAGCACGCCGACCGCCCCGTAGAGCAGCGTCACCGTGCCGAGTCCGGCGAGCAGCCAGTGCAGATCCTGGGCGACGTCAGGAGCGAGCGGAATGGCGAAACGGATCAGCCCGAAGGCGCCGAGTTTCAGGCCGACCAGCAGCGCCGTCAGCGACCCCGGCGCAGCCAGCGCAAAGCGCGGCAGCCAGGTGTGCAGCGGGACGAGCGGCACCTTGACGGCGAAACCGAGCAGGCAGAGCAGGAATACCGCCAGCTGCGTCGAGCGCGGCAAACGTATATCGAGCAGCGTGATCAGGTCGAAGGTCGGCACCGGCTGGCTGGTGCCGAGCATGACGAAGGCGATCAGCAAGGGAATGCCGCCGGCCAGCATGATCAGGAAATAGCGGGCGGCGGCCTGCCGACAGCCGGCAGTGACACCCCAGCGCCCGAGCAGGAAATAGAGCGGAACCAACGACAGTTCCCAGAAGAAGAAAAACAGCACGGTATCGAGCGCACAGAAGATGCCCAGCGTCACCGTCTGAAACAGCAGCAGCAGGCTGAAATGCAGGCGCGGCGCGTCGGGCACGCTGTTCCAGCCGGCCACCAGCGAGCCGAGGAAAAGCAATGCCGTGGCCGGCAGGAAGAGCACTGAAAGGCCGTCCACCGCCAACAGGTAATGAACATTCAGGCTGGCGATCCACAAGCTGCGCTCGACCAGCTGAAAGCGCGCCCCGGCCGGATCGTAGGCGAGCAGCACGGCGGCGCTCAGCAGCAGCGTCAGCAGCATGACCAGCGCCACCGTGTGGCGCGCCGCGCGGACCGGCAACAGCCACAGCAGGGCCGCCCCGGCCAGCGGCAGAAAGACGAGCAGCGAGAGCAGCGGCAGGCTCATCGGACGAACCTCGCGGCCGCCGCCTGGCTGGCCGTTTCGCTCAGGCGCAGCCAGGGCTCGGTAAACACGCCGATGGCGACCATGGCGGCGAGGGCGATGCCGCAGACCAGGTATTCCATCGGCAGCGTCTTGTCGACATCCAGCCCTCGACCCGCCTTGTGCGGCGACAGGAAGGCACGCTGGAAGGCCCAGAGCAGGAAGCCGGCGGCTGCCACGTTGCCGAGCGCCGCGGCGACCGTAGACAAGGCCCCGAAGCTGTCGATGGCGGCTTCAAGCACCAGGTGGGCGGCATCGAAACCCGGTGTGCCGGGCATGCCGACGATGGCCAGGCCAAAAACCAAGAAGGCGATGGCCAGGAAGGGAATGCGCTCGAACAGGCCGGACAGTTCGTGCAGTTCGGTCGTCCCGGTGCGGCGGAAGACGAAGCCGACGATGAACCACATGCCGGTCACCGCCAGCCCGAAGTTGGCGGCGAGCAGCACCGCCCCCTGGATGCCCGACTCATGCAGGCTGAAGACACCGATCACCAGCAGGCTGGTGTGGCTGACCACGGCGAAGGCGAGCAGCCGGCGCAGGTTGGTCTGCTGGAAGGCGAGCGCCGCGGTAAAGAAAATGCCGGCCATGGCGAAGCCGACGATGTACGGCTGCCAGTACTGCACCGCCGCCGGCGTCAGCGGCAGCACGAAACGCAGCATGCCGTAGATGCCGACCTTGACGCCGACCATCAGGGCCGGCGCGACGGCGATCAGGCCATGCTGCGCCATGTTCGGCAACCAGCCGTGCAGCGGGAAGAGCGGCGTACGCACGGCCAGCCCGTAGAACAGCAGGTAGAACGCCGCCGTCTGGAACTTGCCGACCGGCACCGCACCGACCAGATCAAACAGGTCGAAGCTCCACCGCCCGCCGGTCGCCTCGGCGTGGCCCCAGCCGAGGACCAGGCAGCCGGCCGCGAAGAGCAGCCAGCCGAAGGATTGGTACTGGATGAAGCGCGACAGCGCATGGATTTCGGCACGCGACGAAGCCCAGCGGCGCAGCAGATAGACCACCGCCCACAATTCGAGGGCCGAATAGAAGGCGAACCACGCCACGTTGAGCGTCAGCAGCATGCCGACCAGCCCGGCCTCGGCGATCAGCAGCACAGCGTACAGGCGGCCCGGCGAAATCATGCCGCGACTCATGCCGTAGAGCATCAGCAGCAGCGTGAGCAGCGCCGTAACCAGCAGGAAGATCAGGCTGAGGCCATCGACCGCGACATGGTAGGCCAGCGGCGCAAAGCGTTCGGCCAGTTGCAGGGCCGGCTGCAGCGGATCGATGCGGCTGGTGGCGACGATGGCGAGCACCAGTTCGCCCAGCGCAAAGACCTTGCCGGCGACGACGGCGCTCGCCCGCTCCTGGAAGACGAAAACCAGCGCCGCGCCGAGCAGCGGCAACAATTGCAGCAGCACCAGCAAAGGCAGCCCGGACTGCTGCGCCCAGAAGATTTCGGAGAAGCCGCTCACAGGATCACCACGAAGGTCGCCATCACCGCCATCATCAGGTAACGCGGCTGCTCAAGCAGGTTTTCCAGCGTCCGCAGGTAGCTGCCGAGCTGATGCAGCAGCTTCTCGGCGGCCCCGCCCCGGCCGCGCAACAACAGCCGGTTCTCGATCTGCTGCAGCACGCCGGCCGCTGCCGCCAGCGCCCGGCCGGGCAGGCCATCGACGAGGATCAGCGGGCGTTCCGGATCGATCGGCTTGCCCCGGCCCGGCTCGCCGATGGCGCGGTCGATGAAGTTCTCCTCGAGGGCGCGCAGATCGCGGGCGAACGACTCGGTCGGATTGACGAACAGCGTCTGGGCCAGCTTGTCGAGCCACAGGCGCTGCTGCGCCAGCGTATATAACAGCTGATTGCGGCGCAGCCAGGACGGCGGCGGGCTCGGCCGTTCCCGGGTAACGGCCAGCCAGGACGGGGCGAGCAGGAACTGCCAGGCGCGCCAGGCGGCATGCAGGCAGAGATGGGCCAGGGCCAGCGTCGACCAACCGAGGCCGATTTCGACGAACATCAGCGCAACCTGGAAGACCGTGGCGAAAATCAGCGCCGATTTGACGTCGGTCTGGACCAGCCCGCACAGCCAGGCGTAGAGCGCCGTCAACACGCCGAGCACGACCAGCCCGGCCAGCACGTCGGGCGCCTGGACGAGCAGCGGTTCGAGACGAAGCAGCAGGTAGACGCCGGCGTGCACCATCACCGCGCCGTAGAAGATGGCCGATGACGGCGTCGGCCCTTCGAGCGCCCGACTGATCCATGGCGTGAACGGCAGTTGCGCCGACTTGGCGAGGGCCGCCAGCGCGAAGCCGAGGGCGATCAGGCGGGCATTGACGACGCCGATCTGTCCGCTGCCGGCCAGTGCCGTCCACTCGAAGCTGCCCAGCCAGGCCGCGGCGAAACCGAGGGCGAGCAGGAAGCCGGCGTCGCCGCCGCGGTTGGTGACGAAGACGAACAGCGCATTGCCGGTGGCCACCGGGCGCTGCCAGGCGTAGCCGATGAGCAGGAAGGAGGCGACGCCGCACATTTCCCAGCCGACGAAGGCCAGCAAGCCGTTGCCGGCGAGCAGCACGAGCTGGATGCCGGCCAGAAAGAAATTGAGAACGATGAAGTAGCGATGGAAGCCGGCTTCGCGATGCACATAGTTGGCGGAAAAGCGGACGACCAGCCAACCGATCAGGGCGACCAGGGTGGCCAGGGTCAGCGACAGGCCGTCGAGCAGGAAAGAGAAGGTGCCCTGCCAGCTGCCGCTGCCGAACCACACGGCGAGCACCCGATGCCCGGGCAGACCGCGCAGCACGGCGAGAACATCGAGGGCGACCAGCAACGCCAGGCCGCCGAACGCGGCCACTGCCGACAGCCCGGCGGTCAGCGGCTCGGCTGCATCGCCGGCGGCACGCCCGAGCAGCACGCGCAGGCCGATCAAGAGCGAGGCGAGCAGCGGCAGTCCGGGCACCAGCCAGACCCAGTCGGGAAGATGAACGAGCAGCGGCATCATCGGGCGGCTCCGAGCAGCAGGGCCGGCGCCAGCGCCTCGCTCGCCCCGGCGAACCAGTCGACCGAGCGCGCCACCTGCGGCAGCACCGCCTTGCCCGACCACGGCAACCAGCCGCGGCGCGGGCAGTAGTGATGGATGGCGCCGGAGAGCGGGTCCTTGGCGGCGAGAACGATCCAGGCGTTGTTGATCAATTCCTGCAACTGCGGCTGGCGCTGCAGAATGGCGGTCAGCCGCTCGGGGGTCTGCTCGACGACGACCAGCAGACGCATCGGCTCGTGGATCTCGACCATCTGCCAGGGCAGACCGGTGCGCAGATCGGAATCGGCCCCTTCCATCACCCCGAACAGGCCGGTGATGTTGTGGGTGATTTTTGAACCGCAGCCGAAACGTTCGTTATCGACGCTGGAAAAATAATATTCGAGGGCAATGCCGGCCCCGACCGGTGCGGTGGCAAGCAGGATGCCTTCGACGATGTAGCCGTCGCAGTCGGCCGTCGGGTCGTAGGAAATCAAGAAGGTCCGGCGGTCGAGAAACAGGCCGCGGCTGATCTCGCGCCGGCCGATCAGGGCAGCGGCGTTGTTGGCGTGGCCGAGCTCCGGCCGGGCCTGGGAAATGTCGTTGGCGCGGCCGACCACATGCCGGCTGGCCTGCCACGGCGACAAACGCGGCGGCGCCGAGGCCAGCCGGCGGCAGCGTTCGGCGGCATGGGCGCGGCAGGCTTCGCTGACCTGGCCGAGCAACACATCGAGCGCCGCCTGGAAGCGCTCCGGCACCGATTCGAGGTCGTACCACTCGATGCCGTCATCGCAGGTATTGTGTTCGGCGGCAACGAACCAGGTGCTGTCCGGAATGGCGATGCCGCGTTCAAGCAACGCCTGGCGCACCGGCGGGCGGTTGGCCATCGTCGCGAAGACCCGCGCATTCGGCCCGCCGTGCCGGCCGGAGCAGGCGCCGCAGTCGTAGGCCGAGCGGTGCGGGTTGTTCAGGCTGGAGGAACCGTGGCCCAACATCAGGACCAGCGGCGCGAAATTGCCGGTCAGGCCGATCATCTGCAGGAAGGCTTCGACGCGGTCGACCTGCTCGTCGTCGCTAAAGCCGTGCTGCGGCTGTTCCGGCGTGGCCGGCCCGGCCTCCGCCGCGGTCAGTCGCAGGCCGGTCGCCGGCCGGCCATCGTGCAACTGGCGCCAGCGGCCGGCGGTTTTGCCGAACCAGCCGGGCGCCAGGCTGGCCGCGCTCAAGGTGAGCAAGGCCGGCAGGCCGGCCAGCGCGGTCAACAGCGGACCGCCGAGCGGCCGGCGGCGGGTCGCCTGATAGAGCCGTTCGCGCCAGCGCAGCCGGCTGTCGCGCCGGGCGGTATAGCCGGCAAAGGCCGACTCGCGGCCGGCCAGCGGCTGTTCGCGGACGAGATGGGTCGGCTGCACGACCACCGGACAGAGGGCCGCGGGCGCCCCGTCGTCGGCCCCCTGCCAGTACATGACCACGCCGAAAAAGCCGGCGGCGCCGTAGGTCGCCACGGCCGGGGCGATTTCCTCGAGATGCCGGCGGGTGCCCTCCTCACGGTCGTCCATGCACAGCACCACCTGTGCCGATGGAGTCGGCACCGCTTTTTGCCGGGGATGGTTGGTGGCCAGCGCGGTGAAGAGCTGCTCGCGGTAATGGCGCTCATAGGCCAGCAGCCAGATCTGGCCGCGTTGCAAACCGTCCAGGCTGGCCGCGCAGTCCTGCACGGCGGCGGCTTCTTCGCAGCTCAGCGTCGCCAGATCGGCCGGCGTCATCGCCAACTGGCGGCACAGCGCGGCCAGCCGCCAGGCGTTGGCCGTGGCGGCGACCTCGTCGGGGCAGGCGGCAATCGCTTCGGCCAGCGCCCGCCAGCTTTCCTCGCGGCCGGCATTGCCGGCGCGGACCCGATGCGCCGCCTCGTTCTGCAATTGCTCCGGCAAGGCCCGACGGCGCAGGGCATCGCGAACGAAAAACTCGGCCGGGCTGGCGGCATAGTAGGCGCGCAGCTCCTCGAAACTCATCGGGACGCCGGTCAGCCGGCACATCAGGTCTTCACAGAGCATGCGCTCGAGCAGCACGCGCACGGCCAGGTAATCGAGCATGGCGACCGGCGTGCCGTCGCCGCGCCCCGGGTGGCGGTCGCGCCAGAGGAACATCCCGGACCAGCCGGGCAACTCCAGACTGAGACGTTCGAGATAGCCATACCAGAGATGTTCTTCCGGAATCAGCCGGGCCAGTTCCTCGATCAGCACGTCGAGCGGGTCGTCGCCCAGATGGACGATTTCGTCGCGCACATTGGGCAGCTCCTCCAGCTCCCAGAACATGTCCAGCCCGGCGCAGGCCCGCCAGGCGGCAAAAAAACCCTGCGCCTGCCGCGGATTGCGCCAGGCGGCGACGCCCAGATCGAGATGGGCGGCAAGCTGGCGCTGCAGAATGCTGCGTACCTGTTCCAGCACATCTTCACCGCTCAGGTATTCGAGCAGGCTGCGCAGCGTCCAGTCCACGCCGACGCGCTGGCACAGGCTGTCCCAGGCAGTCAGTGCGGCCGGTTCCCAGTCGGCGGAGTGGGTATCGGCCGTGCTGGCAAGCCCGGCGGTCAAGGCCCGGCACTGGGCAAAAACCGGGTCGTCGGCCAGCCCCTGCTCGCGCGTCAGCCAGTCGAGGCGGGCAGCGCCCGGCGTTTCCGGAGCGGCCAGCAGACTGGCCAGCAGCACGTCGCGCCGGCTCAGGGCCCGCATCACCGGCTGCTCGAGTTCCGCGACGCCCGCCTCGACGAGCGCGGCGAGCAGATCGTCATCGTCGATCCGGCCGGCCGCATGGCATTCGCGAAAGCGCGCTTCCGGCCAATAAGTCGTCGCGCCGGTCAGTCGCTGGGCGGCGGCCAGGGCTTCCGGAAAGGGCAGATGCTGAAAGCCGTGCAGCGTGTTGTGATGGACGAAATCGCGAATCGGCGCCTGGGCCGGCAGCACGTGGCTCAGGTGCTCGACCCAGTGGGCCAGGCGTTGGCGGATCGGCAGTTGGTCGGCGGCGTTCATCTCAGGTCCCGAACCGACGGGCGACCTGACCGACACTGCCGGCGACCAGTTCGAGCAAGGGCGCCGGCCAGATGCCGAGGACCAGGATGCTCAAGGCGAGGATGCCGGCGGCAGCCGATTCGGTACGCGTCATGTCGGCCAGCGGCATGGCCGGCCCGGGCAGGCATAAACGGCCGATGACGCGCAAGCTGTAGGCGGCGCCGACCAGCATCGCCAGACAGACGAACAGGATCCAGCCGCCCCAGCGGCCGTAGCCGCCGACCAGCGCGTGCAGCTCGGCAATGAAGCCGGCGCTGCCCGGCAGGCCGATCGCCGCGAGCAGCGCAAAGGCCGTGAAAAAGGCGAAGCGCGGCGCCTGGCCGAGCAGCGAGCCGTAATCGGCCAGATCGCGACTGTGCGTGCGCTGGTAAAGCAGGCCGACGATCAGGAACAGCAGGCCGGCGGTCAGGCCGTGCGCCACCATCTGCATCAGCGCGCCGGTCAGGCCGGTGACATTGAGCGAGGCGATGCCGAGCAGCACGATGCCCATGTGCGATATCGACGAGTAGGCGACCATCGCTTTCAGGTCCTGCTGCCGCCAGGCGAGGATGCCGCCATAGAGCAGGCTGATGAAGGCGAGCAGCGCCAGCCAGTCCTGGGCGGCCAGCAAGGCGGCGGGCAGCGTTTCGGCGGCGCGGATCAGGCCGTAGGCGCCCATTTTCAGCAACACCCCGGAAAGCAGGATGGAGACCGGGCTGGGCGCCTCGACGTGGGCCAGCGGCAGCCAGCCGTGCAGCGGAAAGACCGGCATCTTGACGCCGAAGCCGATGAAGAAGCCGGCGAAGATCAGCAATTGCATCGACAAGGGCAGGCCGCGCCCGCCGGCCGCCATGTCGGCCATCGCGAAACTGTGGCCGGGCGCCGCGTCATAGAGAAAGAGCAGGGCGACCAGCATGAACACCGAACCGCCCAGCGTGTAGAGAAAGAAATTGAGCGCCGCGCGCTGGCGATTCGGGCCGCCCAGCCGGTCGATCAGGAAGAACAGCGGGAGCAGCGTCGCTTCCCAGAACACGTAGAACAGCGACCAGTCGCGGGCGGTGAACACGCCGAAGATCGCCGACTCGAGCAGCAGAACCAGCGTGAAGTAAAGGCGGGCTCCGTCCTCCATGCGCCGCGAGACGAGCACGGCGATCAGCGTCAGCAGCGCGCTCAACAACACCATGGCCAGGGAAATGCCGTCGACGCCAAGGGCGAAATAGGAACCCAGCCGGACATTCCAGGCCCGGCTATCAAACATCTGGACAGCCGGCCCGGCCGGATCGAAGCGCCCGGCCAGCCACAGGGCATAGCCGAGCGCCGCCAGCGCGAACAGCATCGCCACCTGCCACAAGCGGACGGCCCGGCGCACCGGCAGCAGGGCGACCACGGCCGCCCCGGCAACGGGCATGAAGACCAGCACTTTCAGCACCCCCCGACCCCTCCCCCGGAATGCCCCACCCTGTATATTTTCATAGCGCGATTATGCCAGCGCCACAGGCCTTCTTGACAACGGCAAGCGGTATCCCGCGGCGACCGCGGCAGCGCCAGCCCGTTTGACAGGGTCCGTCGGCTTGACTAAATTCAACGTTTCCCCACCCCCGACCAAATCATCATAAGGAGATCACCATGGCCGTTCTCGTAGGCAAGCAAGCCCCGGACTTCACCGCGACTGCCGTTTATGGCAACAACGAAATCAAGGAACTGAAGCTGTCCGACTTCAAGGGCAAGCCGGTTGTCCTGTTCTTCTACCCGCTCGACTTCACCTTCGTCTGCCCGTCCGAACTGATCGCCTTCGATCACCGCCTGGCCGAATTCAAACAGCGCGGCGTGGAAGTGATCGGCGTCTCGATCGACTCGCCGTTCACCCACCTGGCCTGGAAGAACACCGCCATCAAGGACGGCGGCATCGGCCAGGTCGGCTACCCGCTGGTCGCCGACCTCAAGCACAGCATCTGCCGTGCCTATGACGTCGAACTGGAAGGCGAAGGCGTGGCGCTGCGCGGCTCTTTCCTGATCGACAAGACCGGCGTGGTGATGCATCAGGTGGTCAACATGCTGCCGCTCGGTCGCGACATCGACGAAATGCTGCGCATGGTCGATGCACTGCAATTTTTCGAAGAGCACGGTGAAGTTTGCCCGGCCGGCTGGAACAAGGGCAAACCGGGCATGACGGCGACCACCGAAGGGGTCGCCGCCTACCTGGCAAAAAATGCCAAGAAACTGTAAATAAAGCTTATTTTTCACTCCGGCGAAAGCCGATGGCAAAACCCCGACGACTTCAGCAGTCATCGGGGTTTTTTCTGCTGTAACTTTCGCCAATTAC harbors:
- a CDS encoding DUF2309 domain-containing protein, producing MNAADQLPIRQRLAHWVEHLSHVLPAQAPIRDFVHHNTLHGFQHLPFPEALAAAQRLTGATTYWPEARFRECHAAGRIDDDDLLAALVEAGVAELEQPVMRALSRRDVLLASLLAAPETPGAARLDWLTREQGLADDPVFAQCRALTAGLASTADTHSADWEPAALTAWDSLCQRVGVDWTLRSLLEYLSGEDVLEQVRSILQRQLAAHLDLGVAAWRNPRQAQGFFAAWRACAGLDMFWELEELPNVRDEIVHLGDDPLDVLIEELARLIPEEHLWYGYLERLSLELPGWSGMFLWRDRHPGRGDGTPVAMLDYLAVRVLLERMLCEDLMCRLTGVPMSFEELRAYYAASPAEFFVRDALRRRALPEQLQNEAAHRVRAGNAGREESWRALAEAIAACPDEVAATANAWRLAALCRQLAMTPADLATLSCEEAAAVQDCAASLDGLQRGQIWLLAYERHYREQLFTALATNHPRQKAVPTPSAQVVLCMDDREEGTRRHLEEIAPAVATYGAAGFFGVVMYWQGADDGAPAALCPVVVQPTHLVREQPLAGRESAFAGYTARRDSRLRWRERLYQATRRRPLGGPLLTALAGLPALLTLSAASLAPGWFGKTAGRWRQLHDGRPATGLRLTAAEAGPATPEQPQHGFSDDEQVDRVEAFLQMIGLTGNFAPLVLMLGHGSSSLNNPHRSAYDCGACSGRHGGPNARVFATMANRPPVRQALLERGIAIPDSTWFVAAEHNTCDDGIEWYDLESVPERFQAALDVLLGQVSEACRAHAAERCRRLASAPPRLSPWQASRHVVGRANDISQARPELGHANNAAALIGRREISRGLFLDRRTFLISYDPTADCDGYIVEGILLATAPVGAGIALEYYFSSVDNERFGCGSKITHNITGLFGVMEGADSDLRTGLPWQMVEIHEPMRLLVVVEQTPERLTAILQRQPQLQELINNAWIVLAAKDPLSGAIHHYCPRRGWLPWSGKAVLPQVARSVDWFAGASEALAPALLLGAAR
- a CDS encoding complex I subunit 4 family protein, whose protein sequence is MLKVLVFMPVAGAAVVALLPVRRAVRLWQVAMLFALAALGYALWLAGRFDPAGPAVQMFDSRAWNVRLGSYFALGVDGISLAMVLLSALLTLIAVLVSRRMEDGARLYFTLVLLLESAIFGVFTARDWSLFYVFWEATLLPLFFLIDRLGGPNRQRAALNFFLYTLGGSVFMLVALLFLYDAAPGHSFAMADMAAGGRGLPLSMQLLIFAGFFIGFGVKMPVFPLHGWLPLAHVEAPSPVSILLSGVLLKMGAYGLIRAAETLPAALLAAQDWLALLAFISLLYGGILAWRQQDLKAMVAYSSISHMGIVLLGIASLNVTGLTGALMQMVAHGLTAGLLFLIVGLLYQRTHSRDLADYGSLLGQAPRFAFFTAFALLAAIGLPGSAGFIAELHALVGGYGRWGGWILFVCLAMLVGAAYSLRVIGRLCLPGPAMPLADMTRTESAAAGILALSILVLGIWPAPLLELVAGSVGQVARRFGT
- a CDS encoding peroxiredoxin translates to MAVLVGKQAPDFTATAVYGNNEIKELKLSDFKGKPVVLFFYPLDFTFVCPSELIAFDHRLAEFKQRGVEVIGVSIDSPFTHLAWKNTAIKDGGIGQVGYPLVADLKHSICRAYDVELEGEGVALRGSFLIDKTGVVMHQVVNMLPLGRDIDEMLRMVDALQFFEEHGEVCPAGWNKGKPGMTATTEGVAAYLAKNAKKL